A stretch of DNA from Deltaproteobacteria bacterium:
GAAGCAGATTTGGCCCATGAGAATGAAGAGGGGGATGACGGTCAGACCGTAGGAGTTGAAGACCCCCCAGGTCTCGCTGCCCAGCATACTCACAGCCGGCTGCCAGCCGAGCATCTTCCAGCATCCGAGAAAGCCCACCAGGGCCATGGCGAAGCCGACCGGAATCCTGAGGATGAAGATGATGGCCAGAAGGGACAGGACTGCGGTCAGGCCCAGGGCGCCGGGGCTCATGGGCGTCTTTCCCGTGCCGGAAGGACAACGGCCAGGGTCTCGACGATCAGAGTCAGGACCAGGACGGCGAAGCCCAC
This window harbors:
- a CDS encoding TRAP transporter large permease subunit — its product is MSPGALGLTAVLSLLAIIFILRIPVGFAMALVGFLGCWKMLGWQPAVSMLGSETWGVFNSYGLTVIPLFILMGQICF